CATCCGCGCTCCGTGGGGATGGAGGAGCCGCCCTGCTGCgggtggaagggacctaaaAAAATCCCACCTAACCACAACTTGTCACCTTCCCCTGTGTCCCCTTCGCCTGCAGCTGCTCTCGGAGAGCCAGGCCAACATGGCTCGGCTGGTGAGCTCCGTCAGCGACGTGCTGGACACGCTGCAGAAGGAGCGCGGCGGCGCACGGCCCCGGCTCAAGGCCGACCTGCAGCGAGCCCCGGCACGGGGAGCGCGGCCCCGCGGCTGCTCCAACGGTGAGACGGGGTCCTTGTCCCACCCAGGGAGAGGGTGCTGCCATGGGGTGGCCCTCAGCATGTCCCTGcctggggaaaagggagggggaaacaAACCCAAGATGGGGAAACCAGCCTGGAGGGCACTGGGTGCGGCGGGGGGActgggcaggagggagatgTGCCCAGGGTGGGTTTTCACCACGCAGCCCCAGCTATCCAGCCTGCGAAACCAGCCCCAAAGCCCCTTTATCTCTGCCTGTTCCCCACAGATGTGCAGAAGTGACCTTTCTCCTCCCATGGCATTCAAACCGTGGGTTGGGATGAGGCTGAGATGGCCCCGGGGCCGCCAGCGTGTCcgtgccctgcctgcagctgcctctggctccctcctccccagctgggACCCACCGGCCCCGGGCATCGCAGGGGTCCTGGGGACGGTCCCTGCCCAGTGgtggctgtgtcccccccagcACTGCTTCCCCTGAGCCTCGGAGGAGAAGGGCTGGAAAGAGCGAAGCAACGAGAGCTGGCAGCACGGTCAAGAGCCTGGAAGAAATGGCAAGCCATGAAATTAGCTCATTAATTAACCAgcctccctcttccttcccaccccatCCCTGCGCCCCGCTCCAGGCTCCCGGCCCCGGGACTGCTTTGACATCTACGCGAGCGGACAGCAAGAGGATGGGATTTACTCCATCTTCCCCACGCACGACCCCGCGGGCTTCCAGGTCTACTGCGACATGACGACGGATGGGGGCGGCTGGACGGTGAGCGGGGCGATGTCCCCACATGGGGACGAGGGGGCTGTGGGCTGGAGACGTCGCTCTCGGCACCGGGATGCGTcgtggggatgtggggatgggGCTTGGCTGCGCACCGGGACCTGGCACTGGCTCAGGACGCGCTGCTGGGGTTTGGAGCTGGGTGATGGAGCTTGGTGCCGTGATGGAGCCCGTccttcccagcagggctggccccAGGATGGGATGAAATGGGGCAAAAGTCTCTGCTTGACCCCATCCCCGTGTCCTTCTGGGTGGTGTGAGCTCGTGCCGGGCTCCGTGCTGCCTTTTGTTGGGTGCTGCGCACGGAGCAGGGCGGTGAAGGCAAACCAGGTGGCAAGGAGCCACCAACCCCGAGCGGGGTGCTCGGGCAGCTCCCCAAAACCAGGCTGCCCAAAATGAGGGCAGCAGGAGAAATTGGCTTGTGAGCCACGAACGCCTGCTCTGCCCCCTGTCACAGCCCACATGCCCCTACCCAAAGGACATCGGGGGTGACCGGCGCTTTCCGCAGCATTTTTGGAAGCTCAGAGCGCAGCCTcgtgccctccctgccccctccGGAGCCCAGgacgcccccagccccagctcgtTTCGCCTCAGCTGACAAAGGGGCACCCCAGGGCGCCTGCACCACTGATTAGCTCGCCTTGTCCACTTCGCTTTGCTGCAGCGCCGCGACAGCCCCGAAATCGCAGTAATGCGGCACGGAGCTGGGCGGGGGGGACGCAATCACAGCCCCCCGACCCAGGGACCCTCCTCAGCCAGGTCCCCTTGGGCACCCCCACCCAGGGGGGCACTGCCGGGGGTGTCGGGGTGCCACCCCAAAGGGACCCAAGGGTGCTGACCCTCAGGGGCAGGCAGCCTCCCCCCCAAGGACACGCTGGCTGAGCCAAGCcacccctccagcccctccagcTGGGCGCTCTAGGAAATAAATCCCCGCGATCTGCTTCCCCTAAGCAGCTTTGAGCGGTGCCAGGAGGGAGCTTAGCCCCCCTGCCCTCGGGGGGCTGATGAGCCTTCGGCCTCGCTCTGCCCGGAGCCcaccccaggcagcagcaaccTGTTGTGCACAGCCGGGTCCGTAGCAGCAGCTCCAGCGGGGAAAATCAAGGCACGGCACAGGCACCCTGGGTCCTGGGGGTGCACGGAAGGAAAAGGGGGACCCTCTCCTTTCCCAAGGAGCAGGGGGTCCCGGCCAACCCCACGCGCAACCTCCCCCAGCCACGCGCTCAGGAGCTGCCTGAAGAGCAGCCCAAGGTGATTAGGCAGCCACTCAGAGGTTTATttaaagctgctgcagctgggagggctccagctgggctggggagggtgCAAAGTGAATGATTTTACCCCAGGCAGCACCACGTGCCCTGGCCTCAGCTGGGGACAACGGAGCCGAAGTCCCGGCACCGCAGGGACAGGGACCGAGACACTCGCCCCGGCTCCTTGCCTCGAGGCACGGCACCAGCCTTGTTCACCTCCCTTTCTCTGGGTTTTTCTGCAGTGCAGGCTCCCAGGTGTACCCccagggtttggggggggggacacatcCCATCCAtctcccctggggctggggacattttggggtcCACGGGCATGCACCCACAGGGGGCTCCAGGTGAGCCCCGGCTGGGTGCCGTGGTGCAGAGCCTGGGAaatttccctcccctcctcctcctcctcctcctcctcctcctcctctggagCGATTACTCCTGACATTTGGGCTTATTTGCatgtgggtgggtgggtggaagCAGCTGAATCAATTTTGACTCGGGAGCTGCTGAGCTAAGCCCGAGGCTGCAAGGGAGGCTCGGAGCCTGCGGAgacagggcaggggcagagccgtgccgatGCCCCGTGGCACCTAAACCCCAAACGGGGTCACCCACCAGcatctccctgtccccatggggtCACCACCACATCCCCTCGCCCTGAGGGTCCCCGTTTGCTCCCCGTCCCCAGgacagctctgtgcagctccccGTGCCACGGCTCTGCGCCCCGCGGCACAAGGTGACGGCCACATCCAGCCCGGGGCTGGGCACCCAGGGGACGTGGGATGCTTTTTCCactccctgccttccccagctcGCTGTGAACGATGGCAGCAATTTGGGGCCATTTCCCGTGTATTTTGCACAGCTGAAAAGTAGATCCTGCCCGAaaagggagctggcagcaccGGGGGGCACTCGCTGTCGGCAGGGCAGCACGAAGGTGGAGATGTGGGTGGGGACAGCATTATTTTGGGGGTGCCACcagccttggggacacctctgcCACCAGCTGTGCTGCGTGGCCAGGTCTCTGTCCTCCATGCCCTGTGCTTAGAGCTGGGTTTAATTGCAGCGATGCCCACGGGCTGAGTGAACCTCTCAGCAGCACCGGGGCTGCAGCACGGAGACTTCCCAGCccggctgcaggcagaggctggtgctcctttttttctttatttcactcACTTTTCTGGGCCTGTGCCTTCCCGGGGTCTGCCTCGCTCCGGTGAGCTCCCAGTGACCGGAGGAGGCAGCGAGCCGGGGCGATGAATATTTCAGCCTGGGCTTTAAAGCGGGGAAGGAAATCCTTTTTGCTTAAGAGGGGGCGATGCATATTTCATGGGGAGGAAAAGAGCAGGGAGCCCGCGCTGTGAGCGCAGTgaggctgctcccccagcccatttctcacctgcagcccccatcccagagctgtccccacgtccccctgGCAGCATCCCCCCGAGCTGCTCACCCAAAACCATCGCATCCCTGCCTGGTGGGCGCACGCAGCAGGAGGGACAAGAGGTGAAGAGGAGGGCGCAGGAGACCCAGAAGGATCTGCGGGAGATCTggcaccccctccccagccctcccagcacGTTTGGAGCCTCTCAAAGCCAATTTTGGGGACCGTGGGGCACCGAGGGCTGCTCCGGTGCCGGGAGAGCCCCGTGCCAGCCCTAAGCTGCAGGCGCCTCGGTAATCACCGCACCGCGCCGAGGCTCAGCTAATGAAGCCGTGTCCCGCACGCCTTCCTGAGCACCCCTCGGGCAATTGGCCTAGTTACAACCTCGGGTCAAAGCCGATTAAACGGGAGCATCGCTGTCGCCTTCCCCACGCGGCAACGCTCGGAGCCAGCCTTGGCCGGGGAAAATCAGCTCGGGGGGCCCCCAGCCAGCCGCGCCACCCCCTCGCCTGCCAAGCGCCCAGAAAGCCCCTTTAACGGGCTTAGCCGCGGCTTCTCAAGTGCTCAACGCAGGGATAAAAATTAAGGCTCTAATTCTAGAAGGTAAGTACAGCAGGATCAGCTCCGTGCTGCGCCGAGGATGGCGCTGCCCCTGCGCAGGGCGGCTCCGGCAGCGCCCAGCCCCAAAACTGCAcggggggcaggagctgggggcccGTCCCCATGGAGAGTAGCTCTGGGATGTGCAGTGACCGATTTAGGGGGGTAAAAATCCCACATGTGCCATGGCAGCGTGCCACAGAAGGACGGGAGCATCCTGGAGAGGTGGCACTGCTTGTGGGGACAGCCCCGGTGcctgggggctcagcccccccccaagccccccagcaccccggggagcTGAGCGCTGCGGGGCTGTCCCCCCGGCTTCGATTCCCCCGCAGGCAGGCTGGGGCGGCCAAGTTTAATGCAATTAATCTGGAGCTGGAGGCTTAATTACGTTCAAACGGTCGGACACGGAGCAGCGTTTTCTGGCTTGCTGTCAATAAATCAAACtcaaaataatgataaaaggGGAGGAAACGCACGGGGCGTGAAACGCCGATGGGCagacaggagaggaaaaggggtggctccagacagaaaaaacaggCTGAGCCCCGAGCTGGCCCAGGTCTGGGCAGCATGGGGAGCTGAAGTGTCCCCCAGGTGGGACATGGGGTTAAATCCTATTTGAAGCcaccctcctgtccccaggggGGGGGATAAAAACCCAGCATCGCCTGGGATCTGCTCGCTCCGGCATCCCCATGGAATAACCGAGCCCGAAGGCTTTAATTTGGGCAGGAATTAATTTCTACCTGGGCCTAATGAGGCAGCAGGACGAGGAGCAGCACGGCCGGGAGCAGCTCGGGCTCGGAGCACCCCGTGgctgacccccccccggtgtctCCCCAGGTGTTCCAGCGGCGGGAGGACGGCTCGGTCAACTTCTTCCGTGGCTGGGAAGCGTACCGGGACGGCTTCGGCAAGCTGACGGGAGAGCACTGGTTAGGTGTGTGGGGTGGCAGCCCCTTTGGGGCCAGATTTCCTCCGCACAGGGCTGAACCCAAACCCCCAAACGCTGCCTGGCTTTGGGGGGGCCACACGGCACGCGGGGAGGCTGcaaaggggcagcagcaggcgggGAAGCTGCGTGCGCGCCCTTGGCAAGCGGAgcaggggttgggggggagctgctgcgTCCCACCCCGTGCCCCTTTCCTGGGGGATCCCCCCCGGGTGCCCCCCGCTCACCCCGTCCCCCCGCCGCAGGGTTGAAGCGGATCCACGTGCTGACCATACAGGGCACCTACGAGCTCCGCATCGACCTGGAGGACTTCGACAACGGCACCGCCTTCGCGCACTACGGCAGCTTCGGCGTGGGGCTCTTCTCCGTCGACCCCGAGGAGGACGGGTACCCCGTGTCCATCGCCGACTACTCGGGGACGGCAGGTAGGGTGTCGGGAACGTGCGTggcccccccccagggcaccAAAACCATTTTTTGGGGCTGCATCTGCAGAGGGTTGGCAGCGGGAGAGCGGCTGCCGGTTGGGTATCGGCACAGCGGGTGAGCCCGAGCACCCCGTACGGCACCGGGGAGCCCCACaggggggggtgtgtgtgggacCCCCAGGGAGAGGGGGTGGGAAGAGCCCTTCATGGCCCCTTTCCCCTGCGGCAGGAGACTCCTTCCTGAAGCACAACGGGATGAAGTTCACCACCAAGGACCTGGACAACGACCACTCGGAGAACAACTGCGCGTCCTTCTACCACGGCGCCTGGTGGTACCGCAACTGCCACACCTCCAACCTCAACGGGCAGTACCTCAAGGGCCACCACAGCTCCTACGCCGACGGCATCGAGTGGTCCTCCTGGACGGGCTGGCAGTACTCCCTCAAGTTCACCGAGATGAAGATCCGGCCTGTCCGGGAGGAGAACTAGGGGATGGCACGagctccccccccagcccctgcccttccccagcgccccgtgtccccgtgtccccgtcctCCCAGCGCACCCCAGGCTGCCGTCCTCCCCCGGGGTCCCTCTGGAGCATCATCCCCCAGGGCTGGCGGCTGTTTCCCCAGGTGTCTGTGTTGATCCCGTGCCCCCCACTCCCCGCCGAGATGGGTGCCCCCTCCCCGAGCCGCTTGCGGTGCAGCGGGGATTTGGggagcggtgctgggggggctgagcGGTGAGGTCGTGCCAGGCTGGTCCCCTCTGCTTGTCCCCACGGTGGGCACGGACATCTATGGGCAGCTTGGTGGCCACCTGGGGGGACCCACAGAGCCCCCACAGCGCatctggggatggggagggcgCTGCTGGGCTGGAGCCCCTGTGCCCACATCACCGCGCCTGCGCCTCCTTCTCCGCCCCGTGGatgctcccctctccccatccctggtcctggcagcagggggggACACGGCCAAACCTCGCTGTCCCCCCCGGGCTGGGGTGTGCAGCCGGGCTGGCCgcctgtccctgcccacggACACCCCGAACCCACGGGCACGGCGCTGCAGGGATGGGCGCCTGCAGCCGAGCACGGCACGGAGCCGTTTTGGAGGCTTtggggaagcagagaggaggaggaggaggaggaggagggagcgaGGAAGGCTCGCCTCCCAGCACCTGCCCCACGCAGCCCCTCCCTGCCGACAGGACCTGCTGGGCCTCACGTTGGATTTTCACCATCCAAAAGCGGTGACCTTGCCCGAATCCCCCCGCCTCGGCCAGCACACGCCTCCCCCCTGCGAGCCCCCAGCCTGGGGCCCCGCGTTCGTCTCCATCCCGATGAGCCACGGCTCTGCACCTGCAGATATTCAAAGCCTTTCGTTTCCTCAAATCCCATTAAGGTTTTGCAGAAAGCAGCCCTGAGTGGGGCTTAGCATCTGCAGGGCCCTGATAACagggctgccactgcagccaGGCTCAGCCCCGACCCACCCAGGGGTGCAGCAACCCCGACCCCCTGGGcatgggtggtggtggggagagggaCAAGCTCTGGCAAGGACTCCAGGGGGGCTTTTGCCCCAAAAAAGCCCCCAGCAAAGCCTGTgcg
This region of Anas acuta chromosome 20, bAnaAcu1.1, whole genome shotgun sequence genomic DNA includes:
- the FIBCD1 gene encoding fibrinogen C domain-containing protein 1, translated to MGNERWKTMGGASQLEDGQQEKAQRMSCGYVLCTVLLSVAVLLAVTVTGAILFINHYHAPGTEPPPVISTNPEEANALVTIEKADSSRINIFIDPNCPDQAGGFGRLEGLQSSLLRALSDHDAETKAAKGQQKALLVTVADEVAKLLAHAAQLRADCDGLKKGHSAMGQELSALQGEQGRLIQLLSESQANMARLVSSVSDVLDTLQKERGGARPRLKADLQRAPARGARPRGCSNGSRPRDCFDIYASGQQEDGIYSIFPTHDPAGFQVYCDMTTDGGGWTVFQRREDGSVNFFRGWEAYRDGFGKLTGEHWLGLKRIHVLTIQGTYELRIDLEDFDNGTAFAHYGSFGVGLFSVDPEEDGYPVSIADYSGTAGDSFLKHNGMKFTTKDLDNDHSENNCASFYHGAWWYRNCHTSNLNGQYLKGHHSSYADGIEWSSWTGWQYSLKFTEMKIRPVREEN